TTCAAATGGTCTCAAAAGCCGGAGGCGATACGAATGAACCTTAAACCAACACGTCGCTCTTTTATGATCAGGTACTTCATCTATCCTTACTATTTCTTTCTAGGAATCATATTCTATCTGAACTTTGACCTGTCGGGCATAGACGGAAACAATCGCCTTTTTCTTATAGCAATCTGGATAGCCTTGACAGTAGTTCCAGGAATTCTACTGGCGTTCTCCCGAAGGAGATTCGGCTGGTTCTTCTGGCCGGCGCTCTTGAATGCTGCCGGCTGGTTGATAAGGTACGTTTTCCCCGAGAAGACCTACAATGATCTCAAACCGTTGTTCGACAACGGGCCGGTACTTCTTTTCACGGTAGCGGGGCTGCTCGGTGTCATGTTCGTGGAGATTTACAGGAAATCTTTCAAGTACGAGTTCAGCGATGCCGGAGTGGAGATTACCCACGGAATGTTCAGCGCAAACTCTCATATGATTGTCGCCAGACACATTACAAACGTCATGCTAAAGAGAAACTTCTTCGAACTCATAATGGGAGTTGGTCACGTGATTCCTGTAACCTCGTCTGGAATGGGTTCGGGAGATAGAGGGGTAATGGGAGGCTTTACGACCGATGCAGGAACTCAGAACCTTCGTGGGGGAGCCTTTGTGGGAAGCGTCAGCACTGAGAAAGAGTTTGTTGCAAACCCAGCAAACTGCATATATGGCATATCGAAACCGAAAGATGTGATGGAAAAATTAAAGGAAATGGTTTTATAAAGAAAGATTAATGGCGTGCCCGGGGCGATTTGAACGCCCGGCCTCCAGATCCGCAGTCTAGCGCTCTATCCAGCTGAGCTACGGGCACCCATAAACAATACAATGGCGGAGAGAGAGGGATTCGAACCCTCGGAGGGTATAAACCCTCACGTGCTTAGCAGGCACGCGCCTTCGGCCTCTCGGCCATCTCTCCACCCTACAGAGTTCATTCTATCACGGTGAGGTTGCGGTGTCAATGCAACGTAAGTCTTGAAAATCTCTTCAAAGGACACTGGTTAAGCGTTTCCCAACTCTCCTATCTCATTTCTTTGAGTTTGAATTACTGAAATGAG
This region of Mesotoga infera genomic DNA includes:
- a CDS encoding PH domain-containing protein, whose product is MNLKPTRRSFMIRYFIYPYYFFLGIIFYLNFDLSGIDGNNRLFLIAIWIALTVVPGILLAFSRRRFGWFFWPALLNAAGWLIRYVFPEKTYNDLKPLFDNGPVLLFTVAGLLGVMFVEIYRKSFKYEFSDAGVEITHGMFSANSHMIVARHITNVMLKRNFFELIMGVGHVIPVTSSGMGSGDRGVMGGFTTDAGTQNLRGGAFVGSVSTEKEFVANPANCIYGISKPKDVMEKLKEMVL